The following are encoded together in the Blastocatellia bacterium genome:
- a CDS encoding SUMF1/EgtB/PvdO family nonheme iron enzyme, translating to MSSPLIKISDESWSLVCLCCSCAQEVRDLIKMSIGPAFVEYNHRFTCPNCQTYNQIMLSRDMFDNAQVMVFQAPPPAPGGQNAPPFDPNEFSQYSQNNEAPAKSPFSFDFDAAANNPAPTTESNNPTETYKHSRPSFEAATEIKPPAPSITPASRPVIIPPPPARKPDNAPDNTSLDDIFGKKGKKGKADKEVAPAAEGTIKIFGKDIPLNNQTKLAAGGGALVIVVVLYFFVFSGSPPPQTANATPSPSPSASPSPKGGKTASPTPVIPDLPKYPIVEAKMVEIPAGEYAIGSGQGTDKERPEHKVEVKAFLIDNREVTKEEYAKFVKEAKYKAPATWNNGNYLGNGQEPITDVTLEDAKAYAKWAGKRLPTEIEWEVAAGGKDHTIYPWGNDWDVTKANTKEATQDGPKPAGAFMKGVNPFGLYDMAGNVWEWTDSVPQPYPNSSFKVDDAQSYRVIRGGAYKEGKAVATTFARNWIDPSRSDGSLGFRCAKDKE from the coding sequence ATGTCTTCACCATTAATTAAAATTTCTGATGAAAGTTGGTCGCTTGTTTGTTTATGTTGTAGTTGTGCGCAAGAAGTAAGAGATTTAATTAAAATGTCTATAGGGCCTGCTTTTGTTGAATATAACCACCGTTTTACTTGTCCTAATTGTCAAACTTATAACCAAATTATGCTTAGTCGGGATATGTTTGATAATGCTCAAGTGATGGTTTTTCAAGCCCCACCACCTGCACCAGGTGGACAAAATGCCCCACCTTTTGATCCAAATGAGTTTTCTCAATATTCACAAAATAATGAGGCCCCAGCAAAATCTCCTTTTTCCTTTGATTTTGATGCCGCAGCTAATAACCCTGCACCTACTACAGAATCTAATAACCCTACAGAAACTTATAAACATAGTAGGCCTTCTTTTGAAGCAGCTACAGAAATTAAACCTCCTGCTCCTAGTATTACACCAGCATCAAGACCAGTAATTATTCCACCGCCACCAGCTAGAAAGCCTGATAACGCGCCTGATAACACCAGTTTAGACGATATATTTGGCAAAAAAGGGAAAAAAGGTAAAGCAGATAAAGAAGTGGCACCTGCGGCTGAAGGTACAATCAAAATTTTTGGTAAAGATATCCCGCTTAATAATCAAACTAAATTAGCTGCCGGCGGAGGAGCATTAGTAATAGTTGTAGTTTTATACTTTTTTGTTTTTAGTGGCTCACCACCACCTCAAACAGCCAACGCCACACCTAGCCCTAGCCCTTCAGCTAGCCCTAGCCCCAAAGGTGGAAAAACAGCTAGCCCAACACCTGTTATCCCAGATTTGCCAAAATATCCTATTGTAGAAGCAAAAATGGTAGAAATCCCGGCTGGAGAGTATGCAATTGGAAGTGGTCAAGGAACAGACAAAGAAAGACCAGAACATAAAGTAGAAGTAAAAGCATTTTTAATAGATAACCGAGAAGTAACAAAAGAAGAATATGCAAAATTTGTTAAAGAGGCGAAATATAAAGCCCCTGCTACATGGAACAATGGTAATTACTTAGGTAATGGACAAGAGCCTATTACAGATGTTACTTTAGAAGATGCAAAAGCTTATGCAAAATGGGCAGGAAAACGCCTCCCTACAGAAATTGAATGGGAAGTTGCGGCTGGAGGTAAAGACCATACTATCTATCCTTGGGGAAATGATTGGGATGTGACAAAAGCTAATACTAAAGAAGCTACACAAGATGGGCCAAAACCCGCAGGTGCTTTTATGAAAGGTGTTAACCCATTTGGGCTATATGATATGGCTGGCAATGTTTGGGAATGGACAGACTCTGTTCCACAACCTTATCCAAATTCTTCTTTTAAGGTTGATGATGCTCAAAGCTATAGAGTAATTCGCGGAGGTGCATACAAAGAAGGAAAAGCAGTAGCTACAACATTTGCTCGTAATTGGATTGACCCTTCTCGCTCAGATGGTTCTTTAGGTTTTCGCTGTGCTAAGGATAAAGAATAA
- a CDS encoding phosphotransferase has translation MPNDRIGSLKTEVFALNTTDRLKNYFEFEEKNPVIDKIIKLAGDASTRQYFRIFCNDTSFIVALYPESFNALTHPFCDVTKIFFTAKLPVPKIISVSAKYGLMLLEDLGDLRLQDWLTNASPTEQKAAYQEAIELILAIQSATELAIKENSISSQLAFDEAKLAWELDFFYKHYFHSYLHIELSAEKENLLKLELSEIAKELAERPRVLCHRDFHSRNLMFYQGRQYIIDHQDARMGPATYDLASLLRDPYVELNEELIQELYQFFIDKKLSSGTSKQWAEEIKLEFELMTVQRIVKAIGTYAYQTAVVKNMVYQPYIPKAIDTVITAANRLGRFANLCEVLTKY, from the coding sequence ATGCCTAATGATCGAATTGGTAGCTTAAAAACAGAAGTTTTTGCACTTAACACCACGGATAGATTAAAAAATTATTTTGAATTTGAAGAAAAAAATCCTGTTATTGATAAAATTATAAAACTAGCTGGAGATGCTTCAACTCGGCAATATTTCCGTATTTTTTGTAATGACACAAGCTTTATTGTAGCACTTTATCCAGAGAGTTTTAACGCTTTAACTCACCCATTTTGTGATGTAACAAAGATTTTTTTTACTGCTAAATTACCTGTACCAAAAATAATTTCTGTTTCTGCTAAATATGGTTTGATGCTTTTAGAAGATCTTGGAGACTTACGCCTACAAGATTGGCTGACAAATGCTAGCCCAACAGAGCAAAAGGCAGCCTATCAAGAAGCCATTGAACTAATATTAGCTATCCAAAGTGCTACTGAACTTGCGATAAAAGAAAATTCTATTTCCTCACAACTAGCTTTTGATGAAGCTAAACTAGCTTGGGAGCTAGACTTTTTCTATAAACACTATTTTCATAGTTATTTACACATAGAACTTTCTGCTGAAAAGGAAAATTTATTAAAACTAGAATTAAGTGAAATTGCTAAAGAACTAGCTGAGCGTCCAAGGGTACTTTGTCATAGGGATTTTCATTCTAGGAATTTAATGTTTTATCAAGGTCGCCAATATATTATTGATCATCAAGATGCAAGAATGGGCCCGGCTACCTATGACCTAGCTTCATTACTACGTGATCCTTACGTAGAGCTAAACGAAGAGTTAATCCAAGAACTCTACCAATTTTTTATTGATAAAAAGCTATCTTCAGGTACTAGCAAGCAATGGGCAGAAGAAATTAAATTAGAATTTGAACTAATGACAGTGCAAAGAATTGTTAAAGCTATAGGAACTTATGCCTATCAAACAGCAGTAGTAAAAAATATGGTCTATCAACCTTATATTCCAAAGGCAATTGATACTGTTATAACTGCGGCTAATAGGCTTGGACGTTTTGCAAATTTATGTGAAGTATTAACAAAATATTAA
- the glyS gene encoding glycine--tRNA ligase, whose protein sequence is MAAPDMEKIVSLSKRRGFIFQSSEVYGGIGSTWDYGPLGVELKNNVKRAWWRSVVYERDDMEGLDAAILMNRLVWRYSGHEATFSDPLVDCKECKKRFRSDHVKGKNCPECAGELTDPRSFNLMFQTYVGPVQDESGLAYLRPETAQGIFVNFMNVQQTMRRKLPFGVAQIGKSFRNEITPGNFTFRTREFEQMEIEYYCKPPKYLQPGEKDDEALHAEWVEQRFNWYVSLGLDASRLQKRAQGKEELAHYAKATTDIEYLFPGSLGWSELEGVANRQDYDLSAHSKDVPESDIERLKLVKNTDSIQKLDYFDEQYADPETGKKGTRYIPYVIEPSAGADRATLAFLCEAYNEELVSEPKEAELTQLRDSAAAVLKNLDKKIAEAEKQKAKGEVKTENTPSLEQLKAISESLNNALMGLPKTLLAFEDVCNMPGGDKLDLLKKMRPIAAKLCDEYTRVVLKLHPHLAPIKVAVFPLKKNEPRIVEMAKKIRHNLQPFLRVVYDDSAGIGKLYRRQDEIGTPFCITVDFQSLEDFTVTVRDRDTMQQERVQIDNLAQDLCKRIGLVTF, encoded by the coding sequence ATGGCTGCTCCAGATATGGAAAAAATTGTCTCGTTATCTAAAAGGCGAGGCTTTATCTTTCAAAGTAGTGAAGTTTATGGAGGCATTGGATCTACTTGGGATTACGGGCCACTTGGCGTAGAGCTAAAAAATAATGTTAAGCGTGCCTGGTGGCGAAGTGTTGTTTATGAACGCGATGATATGGAAGGCTTAGACGCTGCTATCTTAATGAATCGCTTAGTTTGGCGATATTCAGGACATGAAGCAACATTTTCTGATCCGCTAGTTGATTGTAAAGAATGCAAAAAACGTTTTCGCTCTGATCACGTCAAAGGTAAAAATTGCCCAGAATGTGCTGGGGAATTAACCGACCCTCGAAGCTTTAATCTAATGTTTCAAACCTATGTTGGGCCTGTCCAAGATGAATCAGGGCTAGCTTACCTTAGACCAGAAACCGCACAAGGCATTTTTGTTAACTTTATGAATGTTCAACAAACGATGCGTAGAAAATTACCTTTTGGTGTTGCTCAAATAGGAAAATCTTTCCGTAATGAAATCACACCTGGTAATTTTACTTTTCGCACTCGTGAATTTGAACAAATGGAAATAGAGTATTACTGTAAACCGCCAAAGTATTTACAACCTGGTGAAAAAGATGACGAAGCTTTACATGCTGAATGGGTAGAGCAACGTTTTAATTGGTATGTAAGCTTAGGGCTTGATGCTAGCCGACTACAAAAACGCGCTCAAGGTAAAGAAGAGCTAGCCCATTATGCTAAAGCTACTACAGATATAGAATATCTTTTCCCCGGTTCGCTTGGCTGGAGTGAGTTAGAAGGCGTAGCCAATCGCCAAGACTATGATTTATCTGCTCATAGTAAAGATGTGCCAGAATCAGATATTGAGCGTCTTAAATTAGTAAAAAATACTGATAGCATCCAAAAGTTAGATTATTTTGATGAACAATATGCAGATCCTGAAACAGGAAAAAAAGGTACGCGCTATATTCCTTATGTAATTGAGCCTTCAGCAGGTGCTGATCGAGCGACTCTAGCTTTTTTATGTGAAGCTTATAATGAGGAGTTAGTTAGCGAGCCAAAAGAAGCAGAATTAACACAACTTCGGGATTCTGCCGCAGCAGTCTTAAAAAATTTAGATAAGAAAATTGCTGAAGCAGAAAAACAAAAAGCAAAAGGCGAAGTTAAAACAGAAAATACACCTAGTTTAGAACAGCTTAAAGCTATTAGCGAAAGCTTAAATAACGCTTTAATGGGACTTCCAAAAACCCTGCTAGCATTTGAAGATGTTTGCAATATGCCAGGAGGCGATAAGTTAGATTTACTTAAGAAAATGCGTCCAATAGCTGCTAAATTGTGTGATGAATACACTCGTGTAGTCTTGAAACTCCATCCACACCTTGCACCAATTAAAGTTGCTGTATTTCCTTTAAAGAAAAATGAACCTCGTATTGTAGAAATGGCTAAAAAGATTCGCCATAACTTACAGCCTTTTCTTAGAGTAGTTTATGATGATAGTGCTGGAATAGGTAAACTTTACAGACGACAAGATGAAATAGGCACTCCGTTTTGCATTACAGTAGATTTTCAATCCCTAGAAGATTTTACTGTTACAGTGCGAGATCGAGACACAATGCAACAAGAGCGAGTTCAAATAGATAACTTGGCTCAAGATTTATGTAAAAGAATTGGTTTAGTAACTTTTTAA
- the asnS gene encoding asparagine--tRNA ligase, which yields MKDQVYISDVAKYVGQEITIKGWLYNIRSSGKLMFPQIRDGSGLIQGVVFKKNVSEEVWQACKELTQESAIIVKGQPRADERAPGGYELDVNDVQVVQIAGEYPITPKEHGIEFLMDHRHLWLRSRRQHAILKVRAEIIRAVRDFFDDRDFTLCDTPIFTPAACEGTTTLFECNYFDDEKAYLTQSGQLYNEATAMAFGKVYCFGPTFRAEKSKTRRHLTEFWMVEPEIAYATLDDVMSLAEDFLTSIVSRVLDKRREELKILERDISKLESIAPPFPRLQYDDAAKMLKEGGLAFEYGGDLGAPDETFLSEKYDKPLMVHRYPAKVKAFYMEPDADREDLSLSVDILAPEGYGEIIGGGQRMTSLEKLRQRIAEHELPESAFDWYLDLRKYGSVPHSGFGMGIERCVTWICGIEHVRETIPFPRMLYRLKP from the coding sequence GTGAAAGATCAAGTTTATATTTCTGATGTAGCTAAATATGTTGGACAAGAAATTACAATTAAAGGCTGGCTATATAATATTAGGTCAAGTGGTAAACTAATGTTTCCACAAATTCGTGATGGTTCGGGACTTATTCAAGGTGTAGTTTTTAAGAAAAATGTTTCTGAAGAAGTTTGGCAAGCTTGCAAAGAGCTAACCCAAGAATCAGCCATAATTGTTAAAGGCCAACCTCGAGCCGATGAACGCGCTCCGGGTGGCTATGAGTTAGATGTTAACGATGTCCAAGTTGTTCAAATAGCTGGAGAATATCCAATTACTCCTAAAGAACATGGAATAGAGTTTTTAATGGATCATCGCCATTTATGGCTTCGTTCGCGCCGCCAACACGCTATCTTAAAAGTACGGGCTGAAATAATTCGTGCAGTACGTGACTTTTTTGATGATCGAGATTTTACCCTGTGTGACACTCCAATTTTTACACCAGCCGCTTGCGAAGGTACAACTACTTTATTTGAATGTAATTATTTTGATGATGAAAAGGCTTATCTTACCCAATCAGGCCAACTTTATAATGAAGCTACGGCAATGGCATTTGGCAAGGTTTATTGTTTTGGGCCTACTTTTCGGGCAGAAAAGTCTAAAACACGTCGTCACTTAACAGAGTTTTGGATGGTCGAACCAGAAATAGCTTATGCAACTTTAGACGATGTAATGAGCCTAGCCGAAGATTTTCTAACTTCTATTGTTAGCCGAGTTTTAGATAAACGACGCGAAGAATTAAAGATTTTAGAAAGAGATATTTCAAAACTTGAATCTATAGCACCTCCTTTTCCACGTCTTCAATATGACGATGCAGCTAAAATGTTAAAAGAAGGTGGTTTAGCTTTTGAATATGGTGGCGACCTTGGCGCACCAGACGAAACATTTTTATCAGAAAAATATGATAAACCTCTTATGGTGCATCGCTATCCTGCAAAAGTAAAAGCTTTTTATATGGAGCCAGATGCTGATAGAGAAGACTTGTCATTAAGTGTTGATATACTTGCACCTGAAGGTTATGGAGAAATTATTGGCGGCGGCCAACGTATGACTTCACTGGAAAAATTACGTCAGCGTATTGCAGAACACGAATTGCCAGAGTCCGCCTTTGACTGGTATTTAGACCTTCGTAAATATGGAAGTGTCCCACATTCAGGTTTTGGTATGGGAATAGAGCGTTGTGTTACTTGGATTTGCGGAATTGAACACGTAAGAGAAACAATTCCATTTCCTAGAATGCTTTACAGACTTAAACCATAG
- a CDS encoding translation initiation factor IF-3 yields the protein MVRINQHIRVREVRVIDDDGAQLGIMSPQQALDIAKEKGLDLVEVAPQAQPPVCRIINYGKWQYEQKKKAHAAKQKQTTVTVKEIKFRPATDDHDYEFKKNNAVRMLQDGDKVKASVRFRGREITHRELGQQLLERLEIDLSQYGIIEVRPKMEGMVMFSIFSPKRN from the coding sequence CTGGTACGTATTAATCAACATATTCGCGTTCGTGAAGTTCGGGTAATTGACGATGATGGAGCGCAATTAGGTATTATGTCTCCGCAACAAGCCTTAGATATTGCAAAAGAAAAAGGCTTGGATCTAGTTGAAGTTGCTCCTCAAGCTCAACCGCCTGTATGTCGTATAATCAACTATGGTAAATGGCAATATGAGCAGAAGAAAAAAGCTCATGCTGCCAAGCAAAAACAAACTACAGTTACAGTTAAAGAAATAAAGTTTCGTCCTGCTACCGATGATCACGACTATGAATTTAAGAAAAATAACGCAGTTAGAATGCTTCAAGATGGTGATAAAGTGAAAGCTAGTGTGCGCTTTCGTGGTCGTGAAATTACTCACCGAGAGTTGGGTCAACAATTATTAGAGCGTTTAGAAATAGACCTTAGTCAATATGGAATTATTGAAGTACGTCCTAAGATGGAAGGTATGGTAATGTTTAGTATTTTTAGCCCTAAACGTAACTAA
- a CDS encoding SDR family NAD(P)-dependent oxidoreductase: MTKAANKVVLITGASSGIGLATARVFASAGAKVMLTARREDNLIKACEEIRAKGGQADYFVADIANESNVKSLVEHIIKLHNKIDVLVNNAGYGHFLPLSQTSSEDMEKIMATNFFGTFYATQAVLPIMQKQLSGLIIMVSSVAAKRVFRTSGGAYNTSKYAMQGYAEALRLELLASPIKVSIVCPVVTTTEFFDLAESQTGKKATLTGPVQTAEQVAEAILSLMDNPKAEIVMLKSAKLLLAVNALFPGLVDQFLHRFMNK, translated from the coding sequence GTGACAAAAGCAGCAAATAAAGTAGTTTTAATTACAGGGGCATCTAGTGGGATTGGACTAGCCACAGCTAGAGTTTTTGCAAGTGCCGGTGCTAAAGTTATGTTAACAGCCAGACGAGAAGATAATTTGATAAAAGCTTGTGAAGAAATTCGTGCTAAAGGCGGACAAGCAGACTATTTTGTTGCTGATATTGCTAATGAATCTAATGTTAAAAGCTTAGTGGAACATATTATTAAATTACATAATAAAATTGATGTCCTAGTAAATAATGCTGGTTATGGGCATTTTCTCCCACTCAGTCAAACTTCTAGCGAAGATATGGAAAAAATCATGGCAACTAATTTTTTTGGCACCTTTTATGCTACTCAAGCTGTGCTGCCAATTATGCAAAAACAACTGTCAGGGTTAATAATAATGGTTTCTTCTGTTGCTGCTAAAAGGGTTTTTCGTACTTCTGGAGGAGCTTATAACACTAGTAAGTATGCTATGCAGGGCTATGCTGAAGCTTTAAGATTAGAGCTACTTGCTAGTCCAATAAAAGTTTCTATAGTTTGTCCTGTTGTTACTACAACAGAATTTTTTGATTTAGCAGAATCTCAAACAGGTAAAAAGGCTACTTTAACTGGGCCAGTACAAACAGCCGAACAGGTAGCAGAAGCAATTTTGTCGCTAATGGATAATCCAAAAGCTGAAATAGTTATGTTAAAATCTGCAAAACTACTTCTGGCAGTAAATGCTTTGTTTCCTGGCCTCGTAGATCAGTTTTTACATCGTTTTATGAATAAATAA
- a CDS encoding cytochrome c, with translation MQKHKKTIVLTLAMVILSLTWACGGGGNTNTTTPTNTTSPASSPAASPAPAASPAATPAATVDVSKEAIAQIYTKNCQLCHGAEGKGLKAISPDMPDFTDAKWQADESDQELYETIANGDGKMPKWTGILKEEEMRALVQHVRGFKK, from the coding sequence ATGCAAAAACATAAAAAAACAATTGTCTTAACATTAGCTATGGTGATTCTATCTCTAACTTGGGCTTGTGGTGGTGGTGGAAATACTAATACTACTACCCCAACTAATACTACTAGTCCAGCTTCAAGCCCAGCAGCAAGCCCTGCTCCGGCAGCAAGTCCAGCAGCAACACCTGCTGCTACAGTAGATGTTTCTAAAGAAGCTATCGCGCAAATTTATACTAAAAATTGCCAACTCTGTCATGGTGCAGAAGGGAAAGGGTTAAAAGCAATTTCTCCAGATATGCCAGATTTTACAGATGCTAAATGGCAAGCTGACGAATCAGACCAAGAATTATATGAAACTATTGCTAATGGTGATGGTAAAATGCCTAAATGGACAGGCATATTAAAAGAAGAAGAAATGCGTGCTTTAGTCCAACATGTAAGAGGCTTTAAAAAATAA
- a CDS encoding alpha/beta hydrolase, translating to MKYKISGSGPLFIFIPGLDGTGELFYRQEAELSKTFTVVSCSLRTSSNFTYQDLIDDLAKLINTLGKNPAILCGESFGGTLCLQFALAHPNLLEKLLIINSFPYFRNRSLFFTGRILLEFTPYEFLHLGRAAAVNLGLLGEDLAPPDKEKFISLTTKLPKLPIVRRMDLIAEYDIRNSLGKINSHTLFLAGRKDRLQNSVLEAEFMASQMPNARVKILENVGHIPLPSYKCSLLDILTETDFLPSLPNY from the coding sequence ATGAAATATAAAATTTCTGGTAGCGGGCCACTGTTTATTTTTATTCCTGGACTAGATGGAACAGGAGAACTTTTTTATCGTCAAGAAGCAGAGCTTTCTAAAACGTTTACAGTTGTTAGTTGTTCTTTACGCACTTCTAGCAATTTTACTTACCAAGATTTAATAGATGATTTAGCAAAGTTAATTAATACCCTAGGGAAAAATCCAGCTATTTTATGTGGAGAATCCTTTGGCGGAACACTTTGTTTACAATTTGCCTTGGCTCATCCAAATTTACTAGAGAAATTACTTATTATTAATTCTTTTCCTTATTTTCGTAATCGTTCACTATTTTTTACAGGTCGTATTTTACTGGAATTTACCCCTTATGAATTTCTCCATCTAGGCCGCGCTGCTGCTGTTAATTTAGGGCTTTTAGGAGAAGATTTAGCCCCACCTGACAAAGAAAAATTTATATCCCTAACAACCAAACTTCCAAAACTGCCAATAGTAAGACGTATGGATTTAATTGCTGAATATGATATTCGTAATAGCTTAGGTAAAATTAATAGTCATACATTATTTTTAGCTGGACGAAAAGATCGACTTCAAAACTCTGTATTAGAAGCAGAATTTATGGCTAGTCAAATGCCGAATGCTAGAGTAAAAATACTAGAAAACGTTGGACATATTCCACTACCGTCTTATAAGTGTTCGCTTTTAGATATACTTACAGAAACAGACTTTTTACCAAGTTTACCAAATTACTAG
- a CDS encoding DEAD/DEAH box helicase yields the protein MSYVPENALIVQSDLSILLEVYSPKADNAREAIAPFAELIKSPEHIHTYRVTPLSIWNARAAGLPIDNIVEALHTHSKFPVPESVIQEIRELGKRYGLTILKRGANENLVLEILDNPLTELLSRDEKIAPFLGKKLSETSFQVDTAFRGVLKQALLGAGYPAEDIAGYTTGESMSIKLRQLTNSGVEFIIRDYQKEAAKAFYQAGSVKGGSGVIVLPCGAGKTIVGMIAMTAVQESTLVLTTSQTSIHQWKRELLDKTDISADMIAEYSGESKKTGPITLATYQILTYRPSRNDDFPHFSLFQNRSWGLIIYDEVHLLPAPVFRITAELQARRRLGLTATLIREDGKEGDVFALIGPKRYDVPWRELEESGFIATASCSEIRISQDKQQQMDYALAPRRQQFRIAAENPRKMQIVKDLISSETKQQNTKILIIGEFISQLEALAKETQLPLVTGKTPQSEREDLYQAFRRGELKGIILSRVGNFALDLPDADVLIQISGKYGSRQEEAQRLGRILRPKADGRHARFYTLVSLRTCEEDFARHRQLFLTEQGYSYQIKIVE from the coding sequence TTGTCTTACGTGCCTGAAAATGCTTTGATAGTTCAAAGCGACCTTTCCATATTGCTAGAAGTCTATTCACCTAAAGCAGATAACGCTCGTGAAGCTATTGCACCATTTGCCGAGTTGATTAAAAGTCCTGAACATATTCACACTTACCGTGTTACACCTTTAAGTATTTGGAATGCCCGCGCAGCAGGGCTTCCTATTGATAATATAGTAGAAGCACTACATACCCATTCCAAGTTTCCTGTTCCTGAATCTGTAATACAAGAAATTAGGGAACTTGGAAAACGTTATGGCCTTACAATACTTAAGCGAGGTGCTAATGAAAATCTTGTCCTAGAAATCCTGGATAACCCTTTAACAGAGCTTTTAAGCAGGGATGAAAAAATAGCTCCTTTTTTAGGTAAAAAATTATCAGAAACATCATTTCAAGTTGATACAGCATTTAGAGGTGTACTTAAACAAGCTTTGCTTGGTGCTGGCTATCCGGCAGAAGACATAGCTGGCTATACTACTGGCGAAAGTATGTCCATTAAGTTACGTCAGTTAACAAACTCAGGCGTAGAATTTATTATTCGTGATTATCAAAAAGAGGCAGCCAAAGCTTTTTACCAAGCAGGAAGTGTCAAAGGAGGTAGTGGGGTAATAGTTTTGCCCTGTGGAGCAGGTAAAACTATTGTTGGAATGATTGCTATGACTGCTGTTCAAGAAAGCACTCTAGTATTAACAACTAGTCAAACATCTATTCATCAATGGAAAAGAGAACTTCTTGATAAAACAGATATTTCTGCTGATATGATTGCTGAATATAGCGGGGAAAGCAAAAAAACAGGGCCAATAACTTTAGCAACCTATCAGATTTTAACTTATAGGCCAAGCCGCAATGATGATTTTCCTCATTTTTCTTTATTTCAAAATCGTTCTTGGGGATTAATTATTTATGACGAGGTACATTTGTTGCCTGCACCCGTCTTTCGTATTACAGCAGAGTTACAAGCACGTAGAAGACTTGGACTTACAGCAACATTAATTAGAGAAGATGGAAAAGAAGGGGACGTTTTTGCTTTAATTGGCCCTAAACGCTATGATGTGCCTTGGCGAGAGCTAGAAGAATCAGGATTTATAGCTACAGCTAGTTGCTCAGAAATCCGAATCTCCCAAGATAAACAACAACAAATGGATTATGCTTTAGCTCCACGTCGTCAACAATTCCGAATTGCAGCAGAAAACCCTCGCAAAATGCAGATAGTAAAAGATTTAATTTCTTCTGAAACAAAACAACAAAATACTAAAATTTTGATAATAGGAGAGTTTATTTCCCAACTTGAAGCCTTAGCAAAAGAAACACAACTCCCACTAGTAACTGGAAAAACACCTCAATCTGAGCGTGAAGATCTTTATCAAGCCTTTCGTAGAGGAGAATTAAAAGGGATTATTCTGTCTCGTGTAGGTAATTTTGCTTTAGATCTACCTGATGCAGACGTTTTAATACAAATATCTGGAAAGTATGGTTCCCGCCAAGAAGAGGCCCAAAGACTAGGAAGAATACTAAGACCAAAAGCAGATGGACGACATGCTAGATTCTATACCCTTGTTTCTCTGCGAACTTGTGAAGAGGATTTTGCACGTCACCGACAACTTTTTTTAACTGAACAAGGGTATAGCTACCAAATTAAGATTGTTGAATAG
- a CDS encoding nucleotidyltransferase family protein, producing the protein MICAILLAAGLSSRMGRLKQLLPFRHKTFIDNAIENLLASNVDQIILVLGHSAKEITLHLRQQPYINHSKLKVVLNENYLLGMTSSIKTGLSASASEVKAYLIALVDQPHIPVEVINFLIESYKQNNFLIVKPTYQEKSGHPIIIDTSLREQILELSDEVGLNQITRAYSKETLLIEVESKEILEDFDTWEEYLNYQKGVSN; encoded by the coding sequence ATGATTTGTGCGATACTACTTGCAGCAGGCTTATCTAGTCGGATGGGTAGACTTAAACAACTTTTACCCTTTCGCCATAAAACCTTTATTGACAATGCTATAGAAAATCTTTTAGCTTCTAATGTTGATCAAATAATCTTAGTCCTAGGGCATTCTGCTAAAGAAATAACCTTGCACTTAAGACAACAGCCTTACATAAATCATAGTAAGCTTAAAGTAGTTCTGAATGAAAATTATTTACTTGGAATGACAAGTTCAATAAAAACAGGATTAAGTGCTTCTGCTAGCGAAGTTAAAGCTTATTTAATCGCTCTAGTAGATCAGCCACATATTCCAGTAGAAGTAATTAATTTTCTAATAGAAAGTTACAAGCAAAATAATTTCTTAATAGTTAAGCCTACTTATCAAGAAAAATCTGGTCATCCAATTATTATTGATACAAGCCTTCGGGAACAGATTCTTGAACTATCTGACGAAGTAGGGCTAAATCAAATAACTAGAGCTTATAGCAAGGAAACTTTGTTGATAGAAGTAGAAAGCAAAGAAATTTTAGAAGATTTTGACACATGGGAAGAATACTTAAATTACCAAAAAGGAGTTAGTAACTAG